One window of Erwinia aphidicola genomic DNA carries:
- the tadA gene encoding tRNA adenosine(34) deaminase TadA: MSDNNDEFWMRHALTLAQRAWDEGEVPVGAVLVHHGQVIGEGWNRPIGHHDPTAHAEIMAIRQGGKVIENYRLIDTTLYVTLEPCVMCAGAMVHGRVGRLVFGARDAKTGAAGSLMDVLGHPGMNHQVKIEQGILAEECAALLSDFFRQRRAEKKAQRQLL; the protein is encoded by the coding sequence GTGAGCGACAATAACGACGAATTCTGGATGCGCCATGCGCTGACGCTGGCCCAACGCGCCTGGGATGAAGGGGAAGTGCCGGTTGGCGCGGTGCTGGTTCACCACGGGCAGGTGATTGGCGAGGGCTGGAATCGGCCGATTGGCCACCACGATCCGACCGCACACGCGGAGATCATGGCGATCCGCCAGGGCGGCAAAGTGATCGAGAACTACCGCCTGATTGATACCACGCTGTACGTGACGCTGGAGCCGTGCGTAATGTGTGCCGGCGCGATGGTGCATGGCCGCGTCGGGCGGCTGGTGTTTGGCGCCCGCGATGCCAAAACGGGCGCGGCCGGTTCACTGATGGATGTACTGGGCCACCCGGGCATGAATCATCAGGTGAAGATTGAACAGGGGATTTTGGCCGAAGAGTGTGCGGCGCTGCTCAGTGATTTTTTCCGTCAGCGCCGGGCTGAAAAGAAGGCACAACGCCAGTTGTTGTAG
- the purL gene encoding phosphoribosylformylglycinamidine synthase, translating into MMEILRGSPALSAFRINKLLTRFQDAHLPVSDIYAEYVHFADVSAPLSEDEKSRLQRLLKYGPSLAEHTPEGRLLLVTPRPGTISPWSSKATDIAHNCDLPQVLRLERGLAFYVQAPQLTEAQWGQLALLLHDRMMECVFSDTAQAEALFAHHQPAPLQSVDVLGEGRNALVQANIKLGLALADDEIDYLLAAFEKLGRNPNDIELYMFAQANSEHCRHKIFNADWVIDGAAQPKSLFKMIKNTFEKTPDHVLSAYKDNAAVMEGSQVGRFYADQQGNYDFHQEEAHILMKVETHNHPTAISPWPGAATGSGGEIRDEGATGRGAKPKAGLVGFSVSNLRIPGFEQPWEEDFGKPDRIVTALDIMTEGPLGGAAFNNEFGRPALNGYFRTYEERVNSHNGEELRGYHKPIMLAGGIGNIRADHVQKGEITVGAKLIVLGGPAMNIGLGGGAASSMASGQSDADLDFASVQRDNPEMERRCQEVIDRCWQLGEENPILFIHDVGAGGLSNAMPELVSDGERGGRFNLRDILNDEPGMSPLEVWCNESQERYVLAVAPQSLALFDALCKRERAPYAVIGEATEEMHLSLADSHFDNTPIDMPLDVLLGKTPKMTRDVTTLKAKGEALVRDDISIADAVNRVLHLPTVAEKTFLITIGDRSVTGMVARDQMVGPWQIPVANCAVTTASLDSYYGEAMALGERAPVALLDFAASGRLAVGEALTNIAATQIGPLTRIKLSANWMAAAGHPGEDAGLYEAVKAVGEELCPALGITIPVGKDSMSMKTRWQQGTEQREMTSPLSLVITAFARVEDVRKTVTPQLQTVDNALLLIDLGKGVNALGATALSQVYRQLGDKHADVRDAQQLAGFYNAIQALVADGKLLAYHDRSDGGLLVTLAEMAFTGHCGVAADIAALGSDSLAALFNEELGAVIQVAAADRAAVEQVFAAHGLAECVHLLGKAVEGDRFTITSGDAAVYSESRTTLRTWWAETTWQMQRLRDNPSCADQEHEAKKDDRDPGLNVALTFKPQEDIAAPYIATGARPKVAVLREQGVNSHVEMAAAFHRAGFDAVDVHMSDLLAGRRGLDDVQALVACGGFSYGDVLGAGEGWAKSILFNARVRDEFETFFHRPQTLALGVCNGCQMMSNLRELIPGSEEWPRFVRNQSERFEARFSLVEVAASPSLLLDGMVGSRMPIAVSHGEGFVEVRDEAHLGQLEHKGLVALRFVDNFGKVTQQYPANPNGSPNGITAVTNESGRVTIMMPHPERVFRTVSNSWHPAEWGEDSPWMRIFRNARKQLG; encoded by the coding sequence ATGATGGAAATTCTGCGTGGTTCGCCCGCTCTGTCGGCATTTCGTATTAACAAACTGCTGACCCGCTTTCAGGACGCTCACCTGCCAGTGAGTGATATTTACGCCGAGTACGTCCATTTCGCCGATGTCAGCGCGCCGCTGAGCGAGGATGAAAAGTCCCGCCTGCAGCGTCTGCTGAAATACGGTCCCTCTCTCGCTGAGCATACCCCGGAAGGCCGTCTGCTGCTGGTGACCCCGCGTCCCGGCACGATTTCGCCGTGGTCTTCAAAAGCGACTGACATTGCCCACAACTGCGATCTGCCGCAGGTGCTGCGCCTTGAGCGCGGCCTGGCCTTCTATGTGCAGGCACCTCAGCTGACGGAAGCACAGTGGGGCCAGCTGGCATTGCTGCTGCACGACCGTATGATGGAGTGCGTGTTTAGCGACACCGCCCAGGCCGAAGCCCTGTTCGCCCATCATCAGCCTGCGCCGCTGCAAAGCGTCGATGTGCTGGGTGAAGGCCGTAACGCGCTGGTGCAGGCCAACATCAAGCTGGGCCTGGCGCTGGCCGATGACGAGATCGACTATCTGCTGGCGGCGTTTGAAAAGCTGGGGCGCAACCCGAACGATATCGAGCTGTATATGTTTGCTCAGGCTAACTCTGAGCACTGCCGCCATAAAATCTTCAACGCCGACTGGGTGATTGATGGTGCGGCGCAGCCGAAGTCGCTGTTCAAGATGATCAAAAACACCTTTGAGAAAACCCCGGACCACGTGCTGTCAGCTTATAAAGATAATGCCGCGGTAATGGAAGGTTCTCAGGTTGGGCGTTTCTACGCCGACCAGCAGGGCAACTACGACTTCCATCAGGAAGAGGCGCATATCCTGATGAAGGTGGAAACCCACAACCACCCGACGGCGATCTCCCCGTGGCCGGGTGCCGCGACCGGTTCCGGTGGCGAAATTCGTGACGAAGGCGCAACGGGGCGCGGCGCCAAGCCGAAAGCCGGTCTGGTGGGCTTCTCGGTCTCTAACCTGCGCATTCCGGGCTTTGAGCAGCCGTGGGAAGAGGACTTCGGCAAGCCGGACCGTATTGTTACCGCGCTGGATATCATGACCGAAGGCCCACTGGGCGGCGCGGCATTCAATAACGAATTCGGTCGCCCGGCGTTGAACGGCTACTTCCGTACCTATGAAGAGCGCGTCAACAGCCACAACGGCGAAGAGCTGCGCGGCTACCACAAGCCGATCATGCTGGCGGGCGGCATTGGTAACATCCGTGCTGACCACGTGCAGAAAGGCGAAATCACCGTGGGTGCCAAGCTGATTGTGCTGGGTGGCCCGGCGATGAATATCGGTCTGGGCGGCGGTGCCGCTTCATCTATGGCCTCCGGCCAGTCGGATGCCGACCTCGACTTCGCCTCCGTACAGCGCGACAACCCGGAAATGGAGCGTCGATGCCAGGAAGTGATCGACCGCTGCTGGCAGCTGGGCGAAGAGAACCCCATCCTGTTTATCCACGACGTTGGCGCGGGCGGCCTCTCCAACGCCATGCCTGAGCTGGTCAGCGATGGCGAGCGCGGCGGACGCTTCAACCTGCGTGATATCCTCAACGACGAGCCGGGCATGAGCCCGCTGGAAGTGTGGTGTAACGAGTCGCAGGAGCGCTACGTGCTTGCCGTGGCGCCGCAGAGCCTGGCGCTGTTTGATGCGCTGTGCAAACGCGAGCGCGCGCCCTACGCGGTGATCGGTGAAGCCACCGAAGAGATGCACCTTTCGCTGGCGGATAGCCATTTCGACAACACGCCGATTGATATGCCGCTCGACGTGCTGCTGGGTAAAACCCCGAAAATGACCCGCGATGTCACCACGCTGAAGGCCAAAGGCGAGGCGCTGGTGCGTGATGATATCAGCATTGCCGACGCGGTAAATCGCGTGCTGCACCTGCCAACCGTGGCGGAAAAAACCTTCCTGATCACCATCGGCGACCGCTCGGTTACCGGCATGGTGGCGCGTGACCAGATGGTGGGTCCGTGGCAGATCCCGGTTGCCAACTGTGCGGTGACCACCGCCAGCCTCGACAGCTATTACGGTGAAGCGATGGCGCTGGGCGAACGCGCTCCGGTTGCGCTGCTCGACTTCGCCGCCTCCGGTCGTCTGGCCGTTGGCGAAGCGCTGACCAACATCGCCGCGACGCAGATTGGTCCGCTGACGCGCATCAAGCTGTCGGCAAACTGGATGGCCGCAGCCGGTCACCCGGGTGAAGATGCCGGTTTGTATGAGGCGGTGAAAGCGGTCGGTGAAGAGCTGTGTCCGGCGCTGGGGATTACTATCCCGGTCGGTAAAGACTCAATGTCGATGAAAACTCGCTGGCAGCAGGGCACCGAGCAGCGTGAGATGACCTCGCCGCTGTCGCTGGTGATCACCGCCTTTGCCCGCGTGGAAGACGTGCGTAAAACCGTCACGCCGCAGCTGCAAACCGTGGATAACGCCCTGCTGCTGATTGACCTCGGCAAAGGGGTGAACGCGCTGGGTGCTACCGCGCTGTCTCAGGTTTACCGTCAGCTGGGCGATAAGCATGCCGACGTGCGTGACGCGCAGCAGCTGGCTGGCTTCTATAATGCCATCCAGGCGCTGGTGGCCGACGGCAAACTGCTTGCCTACCACGACCGTTCCGATGGTGGTCTGCTGGTGACGCTGGCAGAGATGGCCTTTACCGGTCACTGCGGCGTGGCAGCCGATATTGCCGCGCTGGGCAGCGACAGCCTGGCCGCGCTGTTTAACGAAGAGCTGGGTGCCGTGATTCAGGTAGCCGCCGCCGATCGCGCCGCGGTTGAGCAGGTATTTGCGGCGCACGGCCTGGCGGAGTGCGTCCACCTGCTGGGCAAGGCGGTAGAAGGTGACCGCTTCACCATTACTTCCGGTGACGCTGCGGTCTACAGCGAAAGCCGCACCACGCTGCGTACCTGGTGGGCAGAAACCACCTGGCAGATGCAGCGCCTGCGTGATAACCCGAGCTGTGCCGATCAGGAACACGAGGCGAAGAAAGACGATCGCGATCCTGGCCTGAACGTGGCGCTGACCTTTAAGCCGCAGGAAGATATCGCTGCACCGTACATTGCTACCGGTGCGCGCCCGAAAGTTGCGGTGCTGCGCGAGCAGGGCGTTAACTCCCACGTTGAGATGGCTGCCGCCTTCCACCGCGCGGGCTTTGATGCGGTTGACGTGCATATGAGCGACCTGCTGGCCGGTCGTCGTGGCCTGGATGACGTGCAGGCGCTGGTTGCCTGTGGCGGCTTCTCCTACGGCGACGTGCTGGGCGCGGGTGAAGGCTGGGCGAAGTCGATTCTGTTCAACGCCCGCGTGCGTGACGAGTTCGAAACCTTCTTCCATCGTCCGCAGACCCTGGCGCTGGGCGTGTGTAACGGTTGCCAGATGATGTCCAACCTGCGCGAACTGATCCCGGGTAGCGAAGAGTGGCCGCGCTTTGTGCGTAACCAGTCCGAGCGCTTTGAAGCGCGCTTCAGCCTGGTCGAAGTGGCTGCCAGCCCGTCCCTGCTGCTCGACGGCATGGTGGGCTCACGCATGCCAATCGCGGTCTCGCACGGCGAAGGCTTCGTGGAAGTGCGCGATGAAGCGCACCTCGGCCAGCTGGAGCATAAAGGCCTGGTGGCGCTGCGCTTCGTGGATAACTTCGGCAAGGTGACCCAGCAGTATCCGGCGAACCCGAACGGCTCTCCGAACGGCATTACGGCGGTGACCAACGAAAGCGGCCGCGTGACCATCATGATGCCGCACCCGGAGCGCGTCTTCCGCACCGTCAGCAACTCCTGGCACCCGGCAGAGTGGGGCGAGGACAGCCCGTGGATGCGCATCTTCCGCAATGCGCGTAAGCAGCTGGGCTAA
- the mltF gene encoding membrane-bound lytic murein transglycosylase MltF, which translates to MKRLKLNYLLIGLITVLLALALWPSIPWYGGSTDRIAQIKSRGVLRVSTINSPLTYYTVNKSPAGMDYELAKRFADYLGVKLQVTVRPNLSDLFDDLEDDKADVLAAGLIYNNERLARFRTGPSYYSVSQQLVYRIGAPRPKNLGDLKGRLTVASGSAYLSTLRAVKEHQYPDLDWAIATDQTPQAQLEAVADGKLDYTVGDSVTIALMQRIHPQLAVAFDITDEEPVTWYMQREADDSLNAALLDFFNQMGEEGAMARLDEKYLGHVGTFDYVDTRTFLRAIDETLPDIQPLFEKYAQEIDWKLLAAISYQESHWNPQATSPTGVRGMMMLTRNTADSLNVTDRTDPEQSIRGGSEYLVRMMEKVPPTIPEDERIWFALAAYNMGYAHMLDARKLTEKQKGNPDSWADVKMRLPMLSQKRYYSQTNYGYARGHEAYAYVENIRKYQISLVGYLQDQERKLAQQAAMEAELGQGYPAVEPKIAMN; encoded by the coding sequence TTGAAACGCCTTAAATTAAACTATCTGCTGATCGGGCTGATCACAGTGCTGCTTGCGCTTGCACTGTGGCCCTCGATCCCCTGGTACGGCGGTTCTACCGACCGTATTGCGCAGATAAAATCGCGGGGAGTGCTGCGCGTCAGCACCATAAACTCCCCGCTGACTTACTACACAGTCAATAAATCACCGGCCGGTATGGATTACGAGCTGGCGAAACGCTTTGCCGATTATTTAGGGGTGAAGCTGCAGGTCACCGTCCGCCCGAACCTGAGCGATCTGTTTGACGATCTCGAAGATGACAAAGCAGACGTGCTGGCGGCCGGTCTGATCTATAACAATGAGCGGCTGGCGCGTTTTCGCACCGGTCCTTCCTACTATTCAGTTTCCCAGCAGCTGGTGTATCGCATCGGTGCGCCGCGCCCGAAAAACCTTGGCGATCTGAAAGGACGCCTGACGGTAGCGTCAGGGTCGGCTTACCTCTCAACGCTGCGCGCGGTGAAGGAGCATCAGTATCCCGATCTTGACTGGGCGATCGCCACCGACCAGACACCGCAGGCGCAGCTGGAAGCGGTGGCCGACGGCAAACTCGACTATACGGTGGGCGACTCGGTCACTATTGCCCTGATGCAGCGTATCCATCCTCAGCTGGCCGTGGCGTTTGATATCACCGATGAGGAGCCGGTCACCTGGTATATGCAGCGCGAGGCGGATGACAGCCTGAACGCCGCCCTGCTCGACTTCTTCAATCAAATGGGCGAGGAAGGCGCGATGGCGCGCCTCGACGAGAAGTATTTAGGTCACGTTGGCACCTTTGATTACGTCGATACCCGCACCTTCCTGCGCGCCATTGATGAGACACTGCCGGATATCCAGCCGCTGTTTGAGAAGTACGCGCAGGAGATAGACTGGAAGCTGCTGGCCGCGATCTCCTACCAGGAGTCGCACTGGAACCCGCAGGCCACCTCACCTACCGGGGTGCGCGGCATGATGATGCTGACGCGTAACACCGCCGATAGCCTGAACGTCACCGATCGTACCGATCCGGAACAGAGTATTCGCGGCGGCAGTGAGTATCTGGTACGCATGATGGAAAAGGTGCCGCCGACCATCCCGGAGGATGAGCGCATCTGGTTCGCACTGGCCGCCTATAACATGGGTTATGCGCATATGCTTGATGCGCGCAAGCTGACGGAGAAGCAGAAAGGCAATCCTGACAGCTGGGCAGATGTGAAGATGCGCTTGCCGATGCTCAGCCAGAAGCGCTATTACAGCCAGACTAACTACGGCTATGCGCGTGGCCACGAAGCCTATGCTTATGTAGAGAATATCCGTAAGTATCAGATAAGCCTGGTAGGATATTTGCAGGATCAGGAGCGTAAGCTGGCACAGCAGGCGGCGATGGAAGCCGAACTGGGCCAGGGTTATCCGGCGGTCGAGCCGAAGATTGCGATGAATTAA
- the glrR gene encoding two-component system response regulator GlrR → MIKKSARLLLVDDDPSLLKLLGMRLSSEGFSVTTAESGPEALRVLNRENIDLVISDLRMDEMDGMALFVEIQKLQPGMPVIILTAHGSIPDAVAATQQGVFSFLTKPVDRDALYKAIDEALAHRAPGSDEAWRETIVTRSPLMLRLLEQARMVAQSDVSVLINGQSGTGKEVLAQAIHAASPRAGKEFIAINCGALPEQLLESELFGHAKGAFTGAVSSREGLFQAAEGGTLFLDEIGDMPQALQVKLLRVLQERKVRPLGSNRDLDINVRIISATHRDLPKAMEKKEFREDLFYRLNVVNLKIPALHERAEDIPLLANHLLKQSAERHKPFVRSFSTDAMRRLIAASWPGNVRQLVNVIEQCVALTSAPVISEALVEQALAGENTALPTFVEARNQFELNYLRKLLQMTKGNVTNAARLAGRNRTEFYKLLSRHELDAADFKE, encoded by the coding sequence ATGATAAAAAAATCGGCCCGCCTGCTGCTGGTGGATGACGACCCCAGCCTGCTGAAGCTGTTGGGGATGCGCCTCAGCAGCGAAGGCTTTAGCGTGACCACCGCGGAAAGCGGGCCAGAAGCGCTGCGGGTGCTCAACCGCGAAAACATCGATCTGGTGATAAGCGACCTGCGTATGGATGAGATGGACGGCATGGCGCTGTTTGTTGAGATCCAGAAGCTGCAGCCGGGCATGCCGGTGATCATCCTCACCGCGCACGGTTCGATCCCGGATGCGGTCGCCGCGACCCAGCAGGGCGTTTTCAGCTTCCTGACCAAGCCCGTCGATCGCGATGCGCTGTATAAAGCCATTGATGAGGCGCTGGCACATCGCGCCCCGGGCAGTGATGAAGCCTGGCGCGAAACCATCGTTACCCGTAGCCCACTGATGCTGCGCCTGCTGGAGCAGGCACGCATGGTGGCGCAGTCTGACGTCAGCGTGTTGATTAACGGGCAGAGTGGCACGGGCAAGGAAGTGCTGGCGCAGGCCATCCACGCCGCCAGTCCGCGCGCGGGCAAGGAATTTATTGCCATCAACTGCGGCGCACTGCCGGAGCAGCTGCTGGAGTCAGAGCTGTTTGGTCATGCCAAAGGGGCCTTTACCGGTGCGGTAAGCAGCCGCGAGGGGCTGTTCCAGGCCGCCGAGGGCGGCACGCTGTTCCTCGATGAGATCGGCGATATGCCGCAGGCGCTGCAGGTTAAGCTGCTGCGCGTACTGCAGGAGCGCAAGGTGCGCCCGCTCGGCAGCAACCGCGATCTCGATATCAACGTGCGCATCATCTCCGCTACCCACCGTGACCTGCCAAAAGCGATGGAGAAGAAGGAGTTTCGCGAAGATCTGTTCTATCGTCTTAACGTGGTGAATTTAAAAATCCCGGCGCTGCATGAGCGCGCGGAGGATATTCCGCTGCTGGCAAACCATCTGCTGAAGCAGTCGGCGGAGCGGCATAAACCGTTCGTGCGCAGCTTCTCTACCGACGCAATGCGCCGGTTGATTGCCGCCAGCTGGCCGGGCAACGTCAGGCAGCTGGTGAATGTGATTGAGCAGTGCGTGGCGCTGACCTCCGCCCCGGTGATTAGCGAAGCGCTGGTCGAGCAGGCGCTGGCCGGAGAAAACACCGCGCTGCCGACATTTGTGGAAGCGCGCAACCAGTTTGAACTGAATTATTTGCGTAAGCTGTTACAGATGACCAAAGGGAATGTCACCAACGCAGCACGCCTGGCCGGGCGCAACCGCACCGAGTTTTACAAGCTGTTGTCGCGTCACGAGCTGGATGCTGCCGATTTTAAAGAGTAA
- the qseG gene encoding two-component system QseEF-associated lipoprotein QseG has translation MRLTLFSASVQQSLGRMLLAALLGLSLTGCSHTAPPTVVKGLPSHLSEPESKIVDFQRVDCEHIWSWVDVTAVNNPLYWLRAVDCAVRLSPADARAQAKRWPGDSWHGAFKQAVLLSNGNITPLERRAYLQRLDSYSYDYPSAVRPLLMLWREGQGSLLQLSQERSRYASLQESSDAQLDALRQQQMAVNKELAVTRRKLDTLTDIERKLSARRSPDAADSSSHGADKSAPDDNTPADIKSEDDANP, from the coding sequence ATGCGCTTAACACTTTTTTCTGCCAGCGTTCAACAAAGCCTGGGCAGAATGTTGCTGGCAGCACTGCTTGGGCTGAGCCTGACTGGCTGTAGCCACACCGCGCCGCCCACCGTGGTGAAGGGCCTGCCCAGCCATCTCAGCGAACCTGAGAGCAAAATTGTCGATTTCCAACGCGTGGACTGTGAGCACATCTGGTCCTGGGTCGATGTCACGGCGGTCAATAATCCGCTGTACTGGCTGCGCGCGGTGGACTGCGCGGTGCGGCTGTCTCCGGCCGATGCCCGCGCGCAGGCTAAACGCTGGCCGGGCGACAGCTGGCACGGCGCCTTCAAACAGGCCGTTTTGCTGAGCAATGGCAATATTACGCCGCTCGAGCGCCGCGCCTATCTGCAGCGGCTGGACAGCTACAGCTACGATTATCCCTCTGCGGTCCGTCCGCTGCTGATGCTGTGGCGCGAAGGGCAGGGTTCATTACTGCAGCTGTCGCAGGAGCGCTCGCGCTATGCCAGCCTGCAGGAGAGCAGCGATGCCCAGCTGGACGCGCTGCGCCAGCAGCAGATGGCCGTCAATAAAGAGCTGGCAGTGACGCGACGCAAGCTGGACACGCTGACCGACATCGAGCGCAAGCTCTCAGCCCGCCGTTCGCCGGATGCGGCCGACAGCAGCAGCCACGGCGCGGATAAAAGCGCACCGGACGACAACACGCCGGCGGATATCAAATCAGAGGATGATGCCAACCCATGA
- the glnB gene encoding nitrogen regulatory protein P-II, with amino-acid sequence MKKIDAIIKPFKLDDVREALAEVGITGMTVTEVKGFGRQKGHTELYRGAEYMVDFLPKVKIEIVIADDIVDTCVDTIMRTAQTGKIGDGKIFVYDVSRVVRIRTGEEDEEAI; translated from the coding sequence ATGAAAAAGATTGATGCAATTATCAAGCCGTTCAAACTGGACGACGTGCGTGAAGCGCTGGCGGAAGTCGGCATCACCGGAATGACCGTGACCGAAGTGAAAGGCTTTGGTCGTCAGAAGGGCCACACCGAACTGTATCGTGGCGCTGAATATATGGTCGATTTTTTACCGAAGGTCAAAATTGAGATCGTGATTGCCGACGATATCGTCGATACCTGCGTGGATACCATCATGCGTACCGCGCAGACCGGTAAGATTGGCGACGGCAAGATTTTCGTTTATGACGTGTCGCGCGTGGTGCGTATCCGCACCGGCGAAGAAGATGAAGAGGCGATCTAA
- a CDS encoding sensor histidine kinase: MKRWRLFPRSLRQLVLMAFLLVLLPLLVLAWQAWESLSALSERAADTNRTTLTDVRRSEAMARTALELERSYRQYCVLDDPMLARLYQTQRSRYSQMLDAHAPVLPDMRTYQNLRQNLTQLSQIKCHNSSPVKAAGDVLESFSAANSQLVKTTREVVFSRGLQLQREIADRGQYFGWQALILFLLSLGLVLLFTRMIIGPVKAVERMINRLGEGRSLGQSLAFKGPREIRSLAQRILWLSERLAWLESQRHEFLRHISHELKTPLASMREGTELLADEVAGPLTADQKEVVSILNDSSRHLQTLIEQLLDYNRKLADGPVEMSDVVLRPLIDQLVSTHSLTARAKLIDTAIDLQAASCRAEPTLLLRAIDNLYSNALHYGTESGKIWIRSRQQGNRVTIEVANTGSAIPQAERAMIFEPFFQGNLQRKGAVKGSGLGLSIAKDCVRQLEGDLQLVDSDEADVCFRIELNTTAGKKH, from the coding sequence GTGAAGAGATGGCGTCTGTTTCCCCGCTCTCTGCGCCAGCTGGTGCTGATGGCTTTCCTGCTGGTGCTGCTGCCGCTGCTGGTGCTGGCCTGGCAGGCCTGGGAAAGCCTGTCGGCGCTCAGCGAGCGTGCGGCGGACACTAACCGCACGACGCTAACCGACGTTCGTCGTAGCGAGGCGATGGCGCGCACCGCGCTGGAGCTGGAGCGCAGCTATCGTCAGTACTGCGTGCTTGATGACCCGATGCTGGCCCGCCTGTATCAGACGCAGCGCAGCCGCTATTCCCAGATGCTGGACGCCCATGCGCCGGTACTGCCGGATATGCGCACTTACCAGAACCTGCGGCAGAATCTTACCCAGCTCAGCCAGATCAAATGCCATAATAGCAGCCCGGTAAAAGCCGCAGGCGATGTGCTGGAGTCATTCTCCGCCGCTAACAGCCAGCTGGTGAAAACCACGCGGGAGGTGGTGTTCTCCCGTGGTCTGCAGCTGCAGCGCGAAATTGCCGATCGCGGCCAGTATTTCGGCTGGCAGGCATTAATCCTGTTCCTGCTCAGCCTCGGCCTGGTCCTGCTGTTTACCCGCATGATTATCGGCCCGGTGAAAGCGGTCGAGCGCATGATTAACCGCCTGGGTGAGGGGCGCTCGCTCGGGCAGAGCCTGGCGTTTAAAGGCCCGCGTGAAATTCGCTCTCTGGCCCAGCGCATTCTCTGGCTGAGCGAGCGGCTGGCGTGGCTGGAGTCACAGCGCCATGAGTTCCTGCGCCATATCTCCCACGAGCTGAAAACCCCGCTGGCCAGCATGCGTGAAGGCACGGAACTGCTGGCCGATGAGGTGGCCGGCCCGTTGACCGCTGACCAGAAAGAGGTGGTTAGCATTCTTAACGACAGCAGCCGCCACCTGCAAACCCTGATTGAACAGCTGCTGGACTACAACCGCAAGCTGGCAGACGGCCCGGTTGAGATGAGCGACGTGGTGCTGCGGCCGCTCATCGATCAACTGGTTTCCACCCACAGTCTGACCGCGCGAGCTAAGCTGATTGATACGGCGATTGATCTGCAGGCGGCGAGCTGCCGCGCAGAGCCGACATTGTTACTGCGGGCCATCGATAATCTCTACTCCAATGCGTTACACTACGGCACAGAATCAGGGAAAATCTGGATCCGCAGCCGCCAGCAGGGCAACCGCGTCACCATTGAGGTGGCGAACACCGGCAGCGCGATCCCGCAGGCAGAACGGGCGATGATTTTTGAGCCGTTCTTCCAGGGCAACCTGCAGCGCAAAGGCGCAGTAAAAGGCAGCGGGCTGGGGCTGAGTATCGCTAAGGACTGCGTGCGTCAGCTGGAGGGCGATCTACAGCTGGTCGACAGCGATGAGGCTGATGTCTGCTTCCGCATTGAATTGAATACCACCGCCGGGAAGAAACACTGA
- the yfhb gene encoding phosphatidylglycerophosphatase C, translating into MTSSRQRRVVFFDLDGTLHQQDMFGTFMRWLLWRQPLNLLLVVPLLPVIGAGLLIKGRAARWPMSLLLWSITFGHSEARLQAREQQFARWFRQRVTAFPVVQQRLTDYLRSEDADVWLITGSPQPLVEQVYFDSAFLPHVKLIASQMARAHGGRVLAMRCLGHEKVAQLEEQIGTPLQLWSGYSDSKQDNPLLFFCQHRFRVTPAGELQQLD; encoded by the coding sequence TTGACATCCAGTCGCCAACGACGCGTGGTATTTTTCGACCTTGATGGCACCCTGCACCAGCAGGATATGTTCGGCACCTTTATGCGCTGGCTGCTCTGGCGCCAGCCGCTTAATCTGCTGCTGGTGGTGCCGCTGCTGCCGGTGATAGGTGCCGGGCTGCTGATTAAGGGCCGGGCAGCGCGCTGGCCGATGAGCCTGCTGCTGTGGTCGATCACCTTCGGCCACAGTGAAGCGCGCCTGCAAGCGCGCGAGCAGCAGTTTGCCCGCTGGTTTCGCCAGCGCGTCACCGCGTTTCCGGTAGTGCAGCAGCGGCTGACGGATTACCTGCGCAGCGAAGATGCCGATGTCTGGCTGATTACCGGCTCCCCGCAGCCGCTGGTGGAGCAGGTCTACTTTGATTCGGCATTTCTGCCGCACGTCAAACTGATCGCCAGCCAGATGGCGCGCGCCCACGGCGGACGCGTACTGGCGATGCGCTGTCTTGGCCATGAAAAGGTGGCGCAGCTGGAAGAGCAGATCGGCACCCCACTGCAGTTATGGAGCGGCTACAGCGACAGCAAGCAGGACAATCCGCTGCTGTTTTTCTGCCAGCACCGTTTTCGCGTGACGCCTGCGGGTGAGCTACAGCAACTGGACTGA